One genomic region from Campylobacter sp. RM5004 encodes:
- a CDS encoding rhodanese-like domain-containing protein, producing MLLRLIFAIFLSFNLFASEGDFAVVDGVIPISMADVEKELGKKDVYIFDANTKEERIKYGYLKGSIFINTPEWVSLLPSNKDAKIIFYCLNRMCYASSDAALKAQKLGYTNVRVMLDGIESWILSARPIEKGGIKPLVKSYDINSWHEGSEVSSFKDELHKNLRFGNLPACRDCHGDSGKINELANDKDNVNNNCSSCHKEVKSEFSGSVHDKRTNPREKSPSCSDCHNVHDKQQLTSLAVKKLSDVKCGSCHEKEQKHYHETFHGKAMLLAQDGESKKIAACFDCHGAHNIHKPEDKKSTLYDEAKIKTCEKCHEGANANFSDFIAHADHTDKENFPLLYWAYVFMTGLVISVFAFFGLHTFLWSMKLIYMSIKYKDEWRAAKEKMHKDKVNIKRFSTLHRIQHFFVASSFLGLSFSGLPQKFYTAPWAQTMIDMMGGIVMATKIHHFSAFIMIAVFLSHIAEVIYNSWIKRDAIRDANGKLSFKLFLAKLFGPDSLMPRMQDLRDVVAHFKWFIGKGERPKFDRFTYWEKFDYIAVFWGMFIIGFSGLVLWFPVEFTKILPGFMLNLATLVHSDEALLATGFIFAVHFFNTHFRADRFPMDMVIFSGELTEEELKHDRPEWYARLKASGKLESLKNESNSFAKYFYFARVVGFLMLFTGLIFLFLIIYAFADMLIG from the coding sequence ATGTTGTTAAGACTTATTTTTGCCATCTTTTTAAGCTTTAACCTTTTTGCATCAGAAGGCGATTTTGCAGTAGTTGATGGGGTAATTCCCATATCTATGGCTGATGTAGAAAAAGAATTAGGTAAAAAAGATGTTTATATATTTGATGCAAACACAAAAGAAGAAAGAATAAAATACGGCTATTTAAAGGGCTCTATTTTTATTAATACTCCTGAATGGGTAAGTTTATTACCTAGCAATAAAGATGCTAAGATTATTTTTTATTGTTTAAATAGAATGTGTTATGCAAGCTCTGATGCAGCTTTAAAAGCACAAAAATTAGGCTATACAAATGTTCGTGTAATGCTTGATGGAATTGAAAGCTGGATTCTTAGTGCAAGACCTATTGAAAAAGGCGGAATTAAACCACTTGTAAAAAGCTATGATATAAATAGCTGGCATGAAGGTAGTGAAGTTAGTAGCTTTAAAGATGAGTTACATAAAAATCTAAGATTTGGTAATCTTCCTGCTTGTAGAGATTGTCATGGTGATAGTGGAAAAATCAATGAATTAGCAAATGATAAAGATAATGTAAATAATAACTGCTCAAGCTGTCATAAAGAAGTTAAATCTGAGTTTAGCGGAAGCGTTCATGATAAAAGGACAAATCCAAGAGAAAAATCTCCATCATGTTCGGATTGTCATAACGTGCATGATAAACAACAATTAACTTCTTTAGCTGTTAAAAAATTAAGTGATGTTAAATGTGGAAGTTGCCACGAAAAAGAACAAAAGCATTATCATGAAACATTCCATGGTAAAGCTATGCTTTTAGCACAAGATGGTGAGAGTAAAAAAATAGCAGCTTGTTTTGACTGCCATGGAGCACACAATATTCATAAACCTGAAGATAAAAAATCAACACTTTATGATGAAGCAAAAATCAAAACTTGTGAAAAGTGCCATGAAGGTGCTAATGCTAACTTTAGTGATTTTATAGCTCATGCTGACCATACAGATAAAGAGAATTTCCCATTGCTTTATTGGGCTTATGTGTTTATGACAGGGCTTGTTATATCTGTATTTGCATTCTTTGGCTTACACACGTTCTTGTGGAGTATGAAACTAATTTATATGAGTATTAAATATAAAGATGAGTGGCGTGCAGCAAAAGAAAAAATGCATAAAGATAAGGTAAATATTAAACGCTTTAGTACATTGCATAGAATTCAACATTTCTTCGTAGCTTCAAGCTTCTTAGGGCTTAGCTTTAGTGGTTTACCACAAAAGTTCTATACAGCTCCTTGGGCGCAAACTATGATTGATATGATGGGTGGAATTGTAATGGCTACTAAGATACACCATTTTAGTGCATTTATTATGATAGCAGTGTTCTTAAGCCATATTGCTGAAGTAATTTATAATTCTTGGATTAAGCGTGACGCTATTCGTGATGCTAATGGAAAACTAAGCTTTAAATTATTCTTAGCAAAATTATTTGGACCTGATAGTTTAATGCCTAGAATGCAAGACTTAAGAGACGTTGTAGCTCACTTTAAATGGTTTATTGGTAAAGGTGAAAGACCTAAGTTTGATAGATTTACTTACTGGGAGAAGTTTGATTATATAGCAGTATTTTGGGGTATGTTTATTATAGGATTTAGTGGGCTTGTATTGTGGTTTCCGGTTGAATTTACAAAGATTTTACCTGGCTTTATGCTAAATCTTGCAACACTTGTGCATTCTGATGAAGCACTTTTAGCTACTGGATTTATTTTTGCAGTTCACTTCTTTAATACTCACTTTAGAGCTGATAGATTCCCAATGGATATGGTTATATTTAGTGGAGAATTAACAGAAGAAGAATTAAAGCACGATAGACCTGAATGGTATGCAAGGCTTAAGGCTAGTGGAAAATTAGAGAGCCTTAAAAATGAAAGCAATTCTTTTGCTAAGTATTTTTATTTTGCAAGAGTTGTTGGATTTTTAATGCTATTTACTGGACTAATTTTTCTGTTCTTGATAATTTATGCATTTGCAGATATGTTGATAGGTTGA
- a CDS encoding cytochrome c3 family protein yields MLFGVTPQADGIEPRTLHDYVNQETDFIEFLKDRHPMFKYEKEGRLVGKYSISNRQEEFVEFGGAANYEKDKGHGASITYRLGMESILDYPNKFVGPKKCGECHPAQYEAWQRSRHSKVIRFPDELEEAGGDPKKPMYGSSEATILPKGVEADDVFVIVGTPRTKYGFIDKWLVRGTYHIEDGKLADGTGKMVAGGNQFSRLWVESLTPEVAKKIAEFSPNFPTKLEDFGKQTSSVWGINSYGSTYKEKMMFQPASAYCEVCHSFKFDFKSKEEFLAAIGNKDELRKHAISKGISCEECHGAGAHLYGARGAGMPSNCERCHQRFAYDSEDAKIDPRKPFNSYFKSACPSCGTEGSQMYNTMHYDKGMRCSTCHDPHEVTANDWKDPYTKVGLKKTCSDCHETQADMFKYGGAHSKDNCTGCHMPNMMSCENFASVQNPDKGGFDNVRASHIWKIYVDKDAKTLNPPAGKPRDPQNTKGWTIARKDGKFFVDLMWSCGRTSWSDVNLVGPGASGCHSAVQSTLPKELHFTDQEQIYDKVMEWQLPVKEGFKKLELAIRKIDREQAKMDNLSTKVKAEIILLTKEARTIYEKIEKDGSWGVHGPKYALKLINEALVYAQQAQELLDGKK; encoded by the coding sequence ATGCTATTTGGTGTTACGCCGCAAGCTGATGGTATAGAACCTAGAACTCTTCATGATTATGTTAATCAAGAAACTGATTTTATAGAGTTTTTAAAAGATCGCCACCCTATGTTTAAATACGAAAAAGAAGGCAGATTAGTAGGAAAATATTCTATTTCAAATCGCCAAGAAGAATTCGTAGAATTTGGTGGTGCAGCAAACTATGAAAAAGACAAAGGACATGGTGCTTCAATTACATATCGCTTAGGTATGGAAAGTATTTTAGATTATCCAAACAAATTCGTTGGTCCTAAAAAATGTGGAGAGTGCCACCCTGCACAATATGAAGCTTGGCAACGCTCACGCCACTCAAAAGTTATTCGCTTCCCTGATGAGCTAGAAGAAGCAGGAGGAGATCCTAAAAAGCCTATGTATGGAAGCAGCGAAGCTACAATTTTACCTAAAGGTGTTGAAGCTGATGATGTATTCGTTATCGTAGGAACTCCTAGAACAAAATATGGTTTTATTGATAAGTGGTTGGTTCGTGGAACTTATCACATTGAAGATGGAAAATTAGCTGATGGAACAGGTAAAATGGTTGCTGGTGGTAATCAATTCTCACGCCTTTGGGTTGAATCACTTACACCTGAAGTAGCGAAAAAAATAGCTGAATTTTCTCCAAATTTCCCTACAAAATTAGAAGATTTTGGCAAACAAACTTCAAGCGTTTGGGGAATTAACTCTTATGGTTCTACTTATAAAGAAAAGATGATGTTTCAACCTGCATCTGCATATTGTGAAGTTTGCCATAGCTTTAAATTTGACTTTAAATCTAAAGAAGAATTTTTAGCAGCAATCGGTAATAAAGATGAACTTAGAAAACACGCAATTTCTAAAGGAATTAGCTGTGAAGAATGCCACGGAGCAGGAGCTCACCTTTATGGAGCAAGGGGTGCTGGTATGCCAAGTAACTGCGAAAGATGTCATCAAAGATTTGCTTATGATAGTGAAGACGCTAAGATTGATCCAAGAAAGCCATTTAATAGCTACTTTAAATCAGCATGTCCATCTTGTGGAACAGAAGGCTCACAAATGTATAACACAATGCACTATGATAAAGGTATGAGATGTTCAACTTGCCATGATCCACACGAAGTTACTGCAAACGATTGGAAAGATCCATATACAAAAGTAGGGCTTAAGAAAACTTGTAGTGATTGCCACGAAACTCAAGCTGATATGTTTAAATACGGCGGAGCACACTCAAAAGATAATTGTACAGGTTGTCATATGCCAAATATGATGAGTTGTGAAAACTTTGCAAGCGTTCAAAACCCTGATAAAGGTGGATTTGATAACGTTCGTGCAAGTCATATTTGGAAGATTTATGTAGATAAAGACGCAAAAACTCTAAATCCACCAGCAGGCAAGCCAAGAGATCCACAAAATACTAAGGGTTGGACAATTGCTAGAAAAGATGGAAAATTCTTCGTTGATTTAATGTGGAGTTGTGGAAGAACTAGCTGGAGTGATGTAAATCTTGTTGGGCCTGGGGCTAGTGGATGCCATAGTGCAGTTCAATCAACTTTACCAAAAGAATTACACTTTACAGACCAAGAGCAAATCTATGATAAGGTTATGGAGTGGCAATTACCTGTTAAAGAAGGATTTAAAAAACTTGAGCTTGCAATTCGCAAAATTGATAGAGAACAAGCAAAAATGGATAATTTAAGCACAAAAGTTAAAGCTGAAATTATTCTACTTACAAAAGAAGCAAGAACAATTTATGAAAAAATTGAAAAAGACGGCAGCTGGGGTGTGCATGGTCCAAAATATGCTCTAAAATTAATAAATGAAGCATTAGTTTATGCACAACAAGCTCAAGAGTTATTAGATGGTAAGAAATAA
- the ccsA gene encoding cytochrome c biogenesis protein CcsA yields MKIINKIFSLKFSLFYMFIFAFLCMIATFIESKNGTAYANSLIYNAWYFYLIMILLFLSTIFCIFKYKLYKNLSLFLIHSSFIFIFIGAVLTHFFGFEGVIHLRVDNKANEIKSTKTKLILKHNDEIISTDNLNESLKLNNASLKFLDFSNEAGLTKVKSDNLNDPSYLKLRFNFASGYSDVEINYNDCLLVGKTNFCFNKTSLNNYVNFYIKDNEFYVATNEKIKFLNQILDFDFKLKDGIYTLDDFSFSALNYLVHSKDALSMSGGNLQAIKVEFKIGSSKENLILALNDSIKINDYEILWSQESLKLDFDVYLKRFNLITYANSNSPKDYESEIVIIDKDKNIHTKIAMNKVLDYKGIRYFQHSYDEDLKGSILSANKDLGKTPTYIGYFLLFLGCFLNLFSKKTISYFKALSLVFLVFFSTNLRANHIDNLNTLIIQDYNDRFLPFYSYSKNLCNKIGCPDISNASSEIFRLISDVNYVNEARLIKVKNPKLREFLNCEKQAKFSDFYEGSSYKLKDELKKTYAKGEANFNDYDKDLIRVDESVNILYLIFTGELFKILPNENHLQSPFANNVSLENQKLVNDYLSALLIAKKTNNYDEANIALEKIKNLQKMQDFLPSENQIKAEIFLNKYDVFYNLCLAYLILFFISLFFINKRSKIIFYLSSILFVIHLALIITRGFVAGFAPLSNTYESLIYIALSSVFAGLVFRKNLLLSLCLLLSVAVLMTAHLNDINPQITNLIPVLNSPYLSIHVSLITASYGFFALSALIAFVKLVCIIIKRPYEKALIQMHLANLLGLLLLICGNFLGAIWANESWGRYWGWDSKETWSLISILIYAILVHLKLKSELIKSLLSLWSFGSILMTYFGVNYYLVGKHSYAGEQSNFNSPSWLIISVLVLLIFSLVAVFRSKK; encoded by the coding sequence ATGAAAATTATTAATAAGATTTTTTCTTTAAAATTTAGTTTATTTTATATGTTTATATTCGCATTTTTATGTATGATTGCAACTTTTATTGAGAGTAAAAACGGCACAGCTTATGCAAATAGTTTGATTTATAACGCTTGGTATTTTTATTTAATTATGATTTTGCTATTTTTAAGCACAATTTTTTGTATATTTAAATATAAACTTTATAAAAATCTTTCATTATTTTTAATACATAGTTCTTTTATTTTTATTTTTATAGGTGCAGTGCTTACGCATTTTTTTGGCTTTGAAGGAGTAATTCATTTAAGAGTTGATAATAAAGCTAACGAGATTAAAAGCACTAAAACCAAATTAATCTTAAAACATAATGATGAAATAATTAGCACGGATAATTTAAACGAAAGTCTAAAGCTAAATAATGCTAGTTTAAAGTTTTTAGATTTTAGCAACGAAGCAGGTCTTACTAAAGTAAAAAGCGATAATTTAAACGACCCAAGTTATTTAAAATTAAGATTTAACTTCGCAAGTGGTTATAGCGATGTTGAGATTAATTATAATGATTGCCTTTTAGTTGGCAAAACTAATTTTTGCTTTAATAAAACAAGCTTAAATAATTATGTAAATTTTTATATTAAAGATAATGAGTTTTATGTAGCTACAAATGAAAAAATCAAATTCCTAAATCAAATTCTTGATTTTGATTTTAAGCTAAAAGATGGAATATATACTTTAGATGATTTTTCATTTTCTGCTTTAAATTATTTAGTTCATTCAAAAGACGCTCTTAGTATGAGTGGGGGTAATTTACAAGCAATTAAAGTGGAATTTAAAATAGGATCATCAAAAGAAAATCTAATCCTAGCTCTAAATGATAGTATTAAAATAAATGATTATGAAATATTGTGGAGTCAAGAAAGCTTAAAGCTTGATTTTGATGTTTATCTAAAAAGATTTAATCTAATAACTTATGCAAACAGCAATAGCCCAAAAGATTATGAAAGCGAAATCGTAATAATTGATAAAGATAAAAATATTCATACAAAAATCGCTATGAATAAAGTGCTTGATTATAAAGGCATTAGGTATTTTCAGCATTCATACGATGAAGATTTAAAGGGCTCAATTTTAAGTGCGAATAAAGATTTAGGCAAAACCCCTACTTATATAGGATATTTTTTATTATTTTTAGGCTGCTTTTTAAATCTATTTAGCAAAAAAACCATAAGCTATTTTAAGGCTTTAAGCTTAGTATTTTTAGTATTTTTTAGCACTAATTTAAGGGCAAATCATATAGATAATTTAAACACTTTAATTATTCAAGATTACAATGATAGATTTTTGCCATTTTATTCATATTCAAAAAATTTATGCAATAAAATAGGCTGTCCTGATATATCTAATGCAAGTAGCGAGATTTTTAGGCTAATTAGTGATGTTAATTATGTAAATGAAGCAAGATTAATAAAGGTAAAAAATCCTAAATTAAGAGAGTTTTTAAACTGCGAAAAACAAGCAAAATTTAGCGATTTTTACGAAGGTTCAAGCTATAAATTAAAAGATGAACTTAAAAAAACTTACGCAAAAGGCGAAGCAAATTTTAATGATTATGATAAAGACTTAATTAGAGTTGATGAAAGCGTAAATATTCTTTATTTAATTTTCACAGGAGAATTATTCAAAATATTGCCAAACGAAAATCACTTGCAAAGCCCATTTGCAAATAATGTAAGCTTAGAAAATCAAAAGCTTGTAAATGATTATTTAAGCGCATTATTAATTGCTAAAAAAACAAACAATTATGATGAAGCTAACATTGCTTTAGAAAAAATTAAAAATCTTCAAAAAATGCAAGATTTTTTACCTAGTGAAAATCAAATAAAAGCTGAAATATTTCTTAATAAATACGATGTTTTTTATAATCTATGCTTAGCTTATTTAATATTATTTTTTATATCTTTATTTTTTATAAATAAAAGAAGCAAAATCATATTTTATTTAAGCTCAATTCTTTTTGTAATTCATCTAGCCTTAATCATTACAAGGGGCTTTGTGGCTGGATTTGCTCCGCTTAGCAATACTTATGAGAGTTTAATTTATATTGCTTTAAGCTCTGTTTTTGCTGGACTTGTATTTAGAAAAAATCTCTTGCTAAGCTTATGTTTATTACTTAGCGTTGCTGTCTTAATGACTGCTCATTTAAACGATATAAATCCACAAATTACAAACCTAATTCCTGTTTTAAATTCTCCTTATCTTAGCATTCATGTTAGCTTAATTACTGCTTCTTATGGCTTTTTTGCTTTAAGTGCTTTAATTGCATTTGTAAAATTAGTTTGTATTATCATAAAACGACCTTACGAAAAAGCACTAATTCAAATGCATTTAGCAAATCTTTTAGGCTTATTATTATTAATTTGTGGCAATTTCTTAGGTGCTATTTGGGCGAATGAATCGTGGGGAAGATACTGGGGCTGGGATTCTAAAGAAACTTGGTCTTTAATTAGTATTTTAATTTATGCAATATTAGTTCATTTAAAATTAAAATCAGAACTTATTAAAAGTTTGCTTAGTTTATGGAGTTTTGGCTCAATTTTAATGACTTATTTTGGGGTTAATTATTATCTAGTTGGCAAGCATTCTTATGCAGGAGAACAAAGTAATTTCAATTCACCTTCTTGGCTAATAATTAGCGTTTTAGTATTGCTAATCTTTAGTTTAGTTGCAGTTTTTAGGAGTAAAAAATGA
- the surE gene encoding 5'/3'-nucleotidase SurE, producing MRILLTNDDGYDAAGLIALRKRLKKIKDLEVFVVAPWSNKSACAHSLTLNHPLSFVKIKKNYYALKDGTPSDCVNLAFCTIFKDKLPDLVVSGINNGANLAEDITYSGTAAACMESVLCGVNAIAFSQLYEKEVDFKRSSKLAVKLILKLLKTNPLKKRRFLNVNYPSCESDYKGYKVCKMGKMRYVFSSKMQKNPRGLEYYWLDSLYDLSKVKANNDDIDFVRRGYASITPIKLNLTAKKEIKKVKKWLENE from the coding sequence ATGAGAATACTTCTTACAAACGATGATGGATACGACGCAGCAGGTCTTATTGCTCTTAGAAAAAGACTTAAAAAAATTAAAGATTTAGAAGTTTTTGTAGTAGCTCCTTGGTCTAATAAAAGTGCATGCGCACACTCACTAACCCTAAATCACCCACTAAGCTTTGTAAAAATAAAGAAAAATTATTATGCTTTAAAAGATGGCACTCCGAGTGATTGCGTAAATCTTGCATTTTGCACTATTTTTAAGGATAAATTACCTGATTTAGTAGTAAGTGGGATTAATAATGGAGCAAATCTAGCCGAAGATATTACTTATTCAGGCACGGCAGCTGCTTGTATGGAAAGCGTTTTATGTGGAGTAAATGCCATTGCTTTTTCACAACTTTATGAAAAAGAAGTAGATTTTAAACGCTCAAGCAAACTTGCCGTTAAATTAATCTTAAAATTACTTAAGACAAATCCACTTAAAAAAAGAAGATTTTTAAATGTAAATTATCCAAGTTGCGAGAGTGATTATAAAGGTTATAAAGTTTGTAAAATGGGTAAAATGAGATATGTATTCTCAAGCAAAATGCAAAAAAATCCTAGGGGCTTAGAGTATTATTGGCTAGATAGCTTGTATGATTTAAGCAAGGTAAAAGCAAATAATGATGATATTGATTTTGTAAGACGTGGCTATGCAAGTATAACCCCAATAAAGCTAAATCTAACAGCAAAAAAAGAAATAAAAAAAGTTAAAAAGTGGCTAGAAAATGAATGA
- a CDS encoding ThiF family adenylyltransferase, translated as MNDKYTRSRLLFAENYEELTNKKVLICGLGGVGGMCFSSLARVGINVSGIDKDYFDITNCNRQLHSENTGLSKASVFAKFYNANCYELLITKESFLEFLKDKEFDLVIDCIDDVKAKCDLAEICYEKGIKFISSGGAAKRIDPTKIKIANWDKTKMCALAKAVRLELKKRKFKGKFKMTYSEEEPMCQGLGSFMGMTGSMGLMLSSLAIQKLQNISFNKK; from the coding sequence ATGAATGATAAATATACAAGGTCAAGGCTTTTATTTGCCGAAAATTACGAAGAATTAACAAATAAAAAGGTCTTAATTTGTGGGCTTGGTGGCGTTGGTGGAATGTGTTTTAGCTCGCTTGCAAGAGTTGGGATTAATGTAAGCGGAATTGATAAGGATTATTTTGATATAACAAATTGCAACCGCCAACTACATTCTGAAAATACAGGACTTAGTAAAGCTAGTGTTTTTGCTAAGTTTTATAATGCAAATTGTTATGAGCTACTAATTACTAAAGAAAGCTTTTTAGAGTTTTTAAAGGATAAAGAATTTGATTTAGTGATTGATTGTATTGATGATGTTAAGGCTAAGTGTGATTTAGCTGAAATTTGCTATGAAAAAGGAATTAAATTTATTAGCTCTGGTGGAGCTGCAAAAAGAATTGATCCTACAAAAATAAAAATTGCTAATTGGGATAAAACCAAAATGTGTGCTTTAGCAAAAGCTGTTAGACTTGAGCTTAAAAAACGCAAGTTTAAAGGTAAGTTTAAAATGACTTATAGTGAAGAAGAGCCTATGTGTCAAGGTTTAGGCTCGTTTATGGGAATGACAGGCTCAATGGGGTTAATGCTTTCAAGCTTAGCAATACAAAAATTACAAAACATTAGCTTTAATAAAAAGTAA
- a CDS encoding UvrD-helicase domain-containing protein: MKHIALSASAGSGKTFTLSIRYIALVLRGASINDIVALTFTKKAVNEMKERITNVFLNLENRAAELKVLQDSLGLSAEQIINTRNKFLKNFKEDELRIYTFDSFFSKILRLFATHEGLSVDAELIDYLDIKEEFLKSLDTNEAIKLVKDLKDFNMSLGDFLNWLESLYLNYTGEKIINDTEFISPFDEFLRLKDNFTGANKKVDEWLGKITDLNSLLSSSLLDAGKSNVQKALELPTFAAAYEELLSIVAKYYGFLESNQLKLCFNYLDKFSEVAKNYHKEQNILSFSDVAIYVHKILQNKDLKDLFYFRLNSNLSHLLIDEFQDTSVIQYEIIKPLVEEIVAGIGIDDKQKSFFYVGDKKQSIYSFRGAKQEVFDLFHKNKTYNITLQNLDTNYRSKKAIVEFVNNNFKNLYDDYYEQLVASKENGAVSKIITENYLNDVYKKIASLLQNGAKLDDICILTRDNANANEIANFLNEFGLKTNVNNNSLLVSKMSVRVLIEFAKYSLLEDEIYGYFVKSVLGKDYSKLKIDITKSAYEIYNEIITHLDLCKDEYVLEFLDDISSKDFLDTIFNLSTKLASSNEAKGINIMTIHKSKGLQFEHLICVHLSKNAPHDTGLKIEYDFSSHKWYGFKKDASAIRNLRCVYDKDYAKKLEIYENTKKNDEINTYYVAYTRAISSLCIVMNEGAGLSGINYAEITNESLDDDLLNFRYKENEASVVNISYEFNPCVPLQNVKTKEFSTDAIMLGNAFHYFCELSDFNDESLNECLRLAYNKFNQVDFDKLKKLCEDLLKCVEFKELIKNHHLVKEYNFLYENKVNRIDLLAISNDEVKIIDYKSSFFNKSYEKQLKTYENFIKTNFSNHKISSYVVFYENESFNIKRI; encoded by the coding sequence ATGAAACATATCGCATTATCAGCAAGTGCTGGAAGTGGCAAGACATTTACCTTAAGTATTAGATATATTGCTCTAGTTTTACGAGGTGCTAGCATTAATGATATAGTAGCTCTTACATTTACAAAAAAAGCTGTAAATGAGATGAAAGAAAGAATTACAAATGTATTTTTAAATCTTGAAAATAGAGCTGCTGAGCTAAAAGTTTTGCAAGATTCATTAGGCTTAAGTGCCGAGCAAATCATAAATACACGAAATAAATTCTTAAAAAACTTTAAAGAAGATGAACTCAGGATTTATACTTTTGATAGCTTTTTTTCTAAGATTTTAAGGCTTTTTGCAACGCATGAGGGCTTAAGCGTTGATGCAGAATTAATTGATTATTTAGACATTAAAGAAGAGTTTTTAAAGTCTTTAGATACAAATGAAGCTATAAAATTAGTAAAAGATTTAAAAGATTTTAATATGAGCTTAGGAGATTTTTTAAACTGGCTTGAGAGTTTATATCTAAATTATACAGGCGAAAAAATCATAAATGATACGGAGTTTATCAGCCCTTTTGATGAGTTTTTAAGGCTTAAAGATAATTTTACTGGGGCGAATAAAAAAGTAGATGAATGGCTTGGCAAAATTACGGATTTAAATTCTTTACTTTCTAGCTCACTTTTAGACGCTGGTAAATCAAATGTGCAAAAAGCTTTGGAACTTCCGACTTTTGCAGCAGCTTATGAAGAATTATTATCAATCGTTGCTAAATATTACGGCTTTTTAGAAAGTAATCAATTAAAATTATGCTTTAATTATTTAGATAAATTTAGCGAAGTTGCTAAAAACTATCATAAAGAGCAAAATATTTTAAGCTTTAGTGATGTTGCGATTTATGTTCATAAAATATTGCAAAATAAGGATTTAAAAGACCTTTTTTATTTTAGACTTAACTCAAACTTAAGCCATCTTTTAATAGATGAGTTTCAAGATACTTCAGTTATTCAATATGAAATCATTAAGCCTTTGGTTGAAGAAATAGTGGCTGGAATTGGCATAGATGATAAGCAAAAAAGCTTTTTTTATGTAGGAGATAAAAAGCAATCAATTTATTCATTTAGGGGTGCTAAGCAAGAAGTATTTGATTTATTTCATAAAAATAAAACCTATAATATAACCTTGCAAAATCTTGATACTAATTATCGCAGTAAAAAAGCCATAGTAGAGTTTGTAAATAATAATTTTAAAAATCTTTATGATGATTATTACGAGCAATTAGTTGCAAGTAAAGAAAACGGAGCTGTAAGCAAAATAATTACTGAAAATTACTTAAATGATGTTTATAAAAAAATTGCAAGTTTGCTACAAAATGGAGCAAAATTAGATGATATTTGCATACTTACAAGAGATAATGCAAATGCAAATGAAATAGCTAATTTTTTAAATGAATTTGGCTTAAAAACTAATGTAAATAATAATTCTTTGTTAGTTTCAAAAATGAGCGTTAGGGTTTTAATAGAATTTGCTAAATACTCTCTTTTAGAAGATGAGATTTATGGCTATTTTGTAAAATCTGTGCTAGGCAAGGATTATTCAAAGCTTAAAATTGATATTACAAAAAGCGCTTATGAGATTTATAATGAGATAATCACTCATCTTGATTTATGTAAAGATGAATATGTTTTAGAGTTTTTAGATGATATTAGCTCTAAAGATTTTTTAGATACTATTTTTAATCTTAGCACTAAACTTGCATCAAGCAATGAAGCAAAAGGCATAAATATCATGACAATTCATAAAAGCAAGGGCTTACAATTTGAGCATTTAATCTGCGTTCATTTAAGTAAAAATGCCCCACATGATACAGGGCTTAAAATTGAATATGATTTTTCTAGCCATAAATGGTATGGCTTTAAAAAAGACGCTAGTGCTATTAGAAATCTTAGATGTGTATATGATAAAGATTATGCAAAAAAGCTTGAAATTTATGAAAACACGAAAAAAAATGATGAGATAAATACCTATTATGTAGCTTATACAAGAGCGATTAGCTCACTTTGTATCGTTATGAATGAAGGAGCTGGGCTTAGCGGGATTAATTATGCTGAAATTACTAATGAGAGTTTAGATGATGATTTGCTTAATTTTAGATATAAAGAAAATGAAGCAAGTGTTGTAAATATTAGCTATGAGTTTAATCCTTGCGTGCCACTTCAAAATGTAAAGACTAAAGAGTTTAGCACTGATGCGATTATGTTAGGAAACGCATTTCACTATTTTTGTGAATTAAGCGATTTTAATGATGAGAGTTTAAATGAGTGCTTAAGACTTGCGTATAATAAGTTTAATCAGGTAGATTTTGATAAATTAAAAAAACTTTGCGAAGATTTGCTTAAATGTGTGGAGTTTAAAGAACTAATCAAAAATCATCATTTGGTTAAAGAATATAACTTTTTGTATGAGAATAAAGTGAATAGAATAGATTTATTAGCTATTAGCAATGATGAGGTTAAGATAATTGATTATAAAAGCTCATTTTTTAATAAATCTTATGAAAAACAGCTAAAAACTTATGAAAACTTTATAAAAACTAATTTTTCTAATCACAAAATTAGCTCTTATGTAGTGTTTTATGAAAATGAAAGTTTTAATATAAAAAGAATTTGA